In one Oreochromis aureus strain Israel breed Guangdong linkage group 2, ZZ_aureus, whole genome shotgun sequence genomic region, the following are encoded:
- the rmnd5b gene encoding E3 ubiquitin-protein transferase RMND5B — MEQCACVERELEKVLHRFVMYGHQSEERLDELLRSVCEIRGQLVAFGVQDADLSVLSQTMAQCCKNIKETVQMLASRHKDIHGSVSKVGKAIDRNFDAEISAVVAETVWDTPERQKYLSESIVEHLYRQGMLSVAEDLCQESGVVIDMSMKQPFLELNRILEALRMQDLRPALEWAVTNRQRLLDLNSSLEFKLHRLYFISLLSGGISNQMEALQYARHFQPFASQHQRDIQILMGSLVYLRHGIENSPYRSLLETNQWAEICNIFTRDACALLGLSVESPLSVSFASGCMALPVLMNIKQVIEQRQCSGVWTHKDELPIEIDLGKKCWYHSVFACPILRQQTSESNPPMKLICGHVISRDALNKLTNAGKLKCPYCPMEQNPSHAKQIYF; from the exons ATGGAACAGTGTGCATGTGTAGAGCGGGAGCTGGAGAAGGTGCTCCATCGCTTTGTAATGTACGGCCACCAGTCTGAGGAGAGGCTAGATGAACTCCTGCGCAGCGTCTGTGAGATACGAGGACAGCTAGTTGCTTTTG GAGTACAAGATGCAGATTTATCGGTCCTATCACAGACTATGGCGCAGTGTTGTAAAAATATCAAAGAAACAGTGCAGATGCTAGCCTCTCGACACAAGGACATCCATGGCAGCGTGTCTAAAGTTGGCAAAGCCATCGACAGG AATTTCGATGCAGAGATCAGTGCTGTTGTGGCAGAGACTGTGTGGGACACcccagagagacagaaatatcTGAGTGAATCCATTGTGGAACACCTGTACAGACAAGGGATGCTCAGTGTAGCAGAAGACCTTTGCCAG gagTCTGGTGTAGTCATAGACATGAGCATGAAGCAGCCTTTCCTGGAGCTAAACAGGATCCTTGAAGCTCTGAGGATGCAGGACCTCAGGCCAGCACTAGA GTGGGCTGTGACGAATCGGCAGCGTCTTCTGGACCTGAACAGCAGTTTAGAGTTCAAGTTGCACCGCTTGTACTTCATCAGCTTACTCAGTGGAGGAATCAGCAACCAAATGGAGGCCTTGCAGTATGCCAGGCACTTCCAGCCCTTCGCTTCACAGCACCAGAGAG acATCCAGATTCTGATGGGCAGCTTGGTGTACCTGCGTCACGGTATTGAAAACTCACCGTACCGCAGCTTGCTGGAGACAAATCAGTGGGCTGAAATCTGCAACATTTTCACCCGGGACGCCTGCGCTTTGCTGGGCCTCTCTGTAGAGTCGCCACTAAGTGTTAG TTTTGCATCAGGATGCATGGCCTTGCCTGTGCTGATGAACATCAAACAGGTGATAGAGCAGAGACAGTGCAGTGGAGTGTGGACACACAAAGACGAGCTGCCT ATTGAAATTGACCTCGGGAAGAAGTGCTGGTACCACTCTGTGTTCGCCTGCCCAATTCTTCGACAGCAAACGTCAGAGAGCAATCCTCCCATGAAGCTCATCTGTGGACACGTCATCTCCAGAGATGCTCTCAACAAACTAACCAATGCTGGGAA GTTGAAATGCCCGTACTGCCCCATGGAGCAGAATCCGTCACATGCCAAGCAGATCTACTTTTGA
- the si:ch73-43g23.1 gene encoding serine/arginine repetitive matrix protein 2 — protein MDSWTLQGDSYSFLRSAPRTFSLCHRDGTPNHVEIFDIINIPSQRSAISETTCLCDIFGDDCESASLSSSPAVGPFVPSQREVDGTAAASPLLDELNDSSGSYHTAQGSSEGEEGFEDSREKFYSPPLQRLLEAKGLSSRHPEVSEDSSANSQPRSKSPAPRLSTASPSFQNPSTGERTPSPEHNSPCIFSPERRLSSLSSSSAERRPSSSSPDPKQTLSQAEPLRTTPSFKDSNSSPSHQSLTPSPSLEPRNSISQSCCESVDPHFLPEFGVAQDTPEPKTANLNQNSSPSAELPFKDFSQDFTESAFELRTSHLSPSPSPTDLLSNLRETPDSPELSHRSSCSDTQASSPFPELRGRISLPDLFSRGSTPEIKDSPHTSGPSTAERETAATPESQRLSVEAGSSVSTPGPRYTPPSPVISKASSPELVEGSVSPDFRNTAPSPGLLSATCLTRPGSTTPSPERSLEIRQVPSPVVSYSLSPSPAFRDNCSPIEHRYTSPSPEIRITASSPEVGRKERPLSASPLLEPLFDTSPTRSLTSSPHITGISYSVVQPEDRSSPPFPELSRLPVPEPDNTPIPSEERSLTTSRDDIAESTGCFTSSAPETEKTLLHHPRHQTPSPQPNHRTPSPEPRFQSPSPQHKSRDPSPAASPHRCQLSPATLSADCNLPLGLNTLSSDRDSSSAVITETQSPTYLRKERVPPSFETVTRDKSPPLVAEIKGSSPAPLPLPPLPILPDRKLDCPLKLQREEREETSEEVNIEDKSGAASFPQEKTDIHPLFFQREDTDNNLPSEINCPSPNLLVPKDRSPNLSPVHGAKSNSPAQPLFAAHSPTSDSSSSLKSTSETSRGQLLTKVRPENRERFTEDMSHHANRRRTPSPPLTRFTPVHIIAPEKPYRQWQNRSRSPTHVGASSPSGNLKKAVTNRESPDNNSQAHWVSLGRQLEMERGMPLEQERQRGRERQKDREMERNRKREEQVPETEEEGLQGDTSYRGEQVELSFSARNRKGPASRGAAPTSRETRQGLPTAHSYSESSSATRQQQQSVHRLTSQQDTRGCSAIRRPQPPAPRAKSSAPGRVASYRPGRSSSSSMGSELDEADNEVKWFTDVAFRSLSSPDIDYLDMYNSSHHSSANISQPSTQESPAGIGTAWQAYADFRGSVPKLDHDELSSQQPSAYFSDGLDPSRRYELGSFECVDVAVEREDSRKLRRGVPKRQIQLKKRNDADGKQDGSSGNSSPGLASMVESNSQASQSRGTFVRQHSTPAAMHEHYPSDHSPEPHLPNVRKSQLQKSASMDETCTKTQMASCLIKNVLSKKMQSADKQPDEQAGEGLSPTFEKSSPPAESQVAPLKESPRPDIHDLSSSFQSDYSLSSESIPMRGEPSAKDEAKPPRSFGVRSSNRPSSSSSCRSVTFSLTDSEEADSQSRNAALSRSEMRSELKVPFDSKQRRSGEQQADYSKTYKREGDNSANATETPSADAAHSAQFRPTKREGVCESREEPKQLQQGDNGAFMSKTQEIKLKAVGKKKASLNVCLTPEAENKSESTSPDIFFRQNTDEKTEEEDANENNKAKAPLHKVRDVRRLVKNTYNLSFKASSAEESVETADEKHKEEVIAAEEMDLRQGIRREERREERAEEFMPERTEEEKEEVKDSKMLTPSPPPHSKGKPLSGPQPMQIEYKAVCLKEDKNKPLRVKKDSGDKPQVFSKPVTDVSRESQSLNAPNNTASDTEISRPCEPDVNITAEPQETLPEIRKVPDSEDKPAVVRTDRKHHMLGNLPKMPSKEREVSTAVVLIREGPSKTRTSASPAQEMEIQTPILAQPASISPKPTTPGSAPATSGHSVSMLLKEKGYQADIGAVVGDSQNVSGVKGVPHKHVNSLEIPLQIVAPSDGGWNESHRERTFSSSSTTSVPSAVSDSTDATTKTREDERGSINPAEKDTAKLRSFSQEQAPPPTKQRDVSDFEAVKRLDPTFPPRSPAIRKFKPQPIQVKSLSKEPQKKDIPTSSTGSSTGNSSGNSRPQTIEVKSIAKNSQKPVVPPKPNCKFKPADFGVTSNEAHRSSAATSTAKSQSDERTQTIVVSSPTIYRKISTDSTSTSNFSRKLAVSAVSSLKPPPSKTTSTASSSLSNQSAEPPDSEAASDRGQMQQPAASPQTARCTQKALTSVPTSATSSGVTSAPGSVSDPIASQTTVSASAGVSQPSQPSQPSQPTVMDRNSQLQYPRAANPHQQQTVPLTSNNTTQPTAVSTTQLPRYTHQPCHRSLSSERSQRTNDLHFYASDDPPSYDERESFSPLTLPDLTPLRSNRFQPSSRPPACPCTAGCPTHIGLPPPHHHRSPHNLTPPAPTHSPGQALPYAVAQPPLRPHQCRPDAQPMSYQPGSPKSTPFGPNQQPTMYQPLHQPAPCAPHPSLMQACSVDRSLPPTQHIDPRRPPVHRSPHQQPPGLITGPPYSDPSHNHSPGLPSMDPQFLCGTQSMAGPSYGSEYGGDSSSLYSESSYGQTPRRVLLDPETGKYFYIEVPVQPLRKMLFDPETGQYVEVLIPQQTMSHSGLYPPSAAPYPPLPNPSMYAPAPQYMPYAAPAPPAHPQAQPQPPRYPEASAAAAMHPSGSGVGYRNPSGQGSKPEPQNHPPVDHSYLESMYYVPTGMNTSPNPTPPDYYHKHPPNLPPTGGKRS, from the coding sequence ATGGACAGCTGGACTCTCCAGGGGGACAGCTACTCCTTCCTGCGTAGTGCCCCCCGCACCTTTTCCCTTTGCCATCGTGACGGCACCCCCAACCACGTTGAAATATTCGACATTATCAACATCCCTTCTCAGCGCAGCGCCATCTCTGAGACCACCTGCCTGTGTGACATTTTCGGAGACGACTGTGAGTCGGCGTCTCTCTCAAGCAGCCCCGCTGTAGGGCCCTTTGTCCCTTCCCAGAGGGAGGTGGATGGGACGGCTGCTGCGTCACCTCTGTTGGACGAGCTGAACGATTCCTCTGGCTCTTACCACACTGCACAGGGCTCCAGTGAAGGCGAGGAAGGCTTTGAAGATTCGAGAGAAAAGTTTTACAGTCCCCCACTGCAGAGGCTTCTGGAGGCCAAAGGGCTGAGCTCTAGACATCCAGAAGTTTCTGAGGACAGCAGCGCAAATTCACAACCAAGAAGTAAATCACCAGCACCTCGGCTTAGCACAGCCAGCCCTTCTTTCCAAAATCCCAGCACTGGTGAGAGGACACCTTCTCCCGAACATAACAGCCCCTGTATCTTCAGTCCAGAGAGAAGACTATCATCTTTGTCCTCCTCCTCGGCTGAAAGAAGACCTTCATCGTCCTCACCTGATCCAAAACAAACGCTTTCACAAGCTGAACCATTAAGAACAACTCCTTCATTCAAAGACAGCAACAGCAGCCCGTCACATCAGTCTCTAACTCCAAGTCCCTCTCTTGAACCCAGAAACTCTATCAGCCAGTCGTGCTGTGAATCGGTGGACCCTCATTTTTTACCTGAGTTTGGAGTAGCACAAGACACACCTGAGCCAAAAACTGCTAACTTAAATCAAAACAGTAGTCCATCAGCTGAGCTCCCATTCAAAGACTTTTCTCAGGATTTTACAGAATCAGCCTTTGAATTAAGAACCTCTCATTTATCTCCTTCACCTTCACCCACAGATTTATTATCTAATTTAAGAGAAACACCAGACTCCCCTGAGCTTAGTCATAGGTCCTCCTGCTCTGACACTCAGGCTTCATCTCCTTTCCCTGAGCTACGAGGGAGGATCTCTTTACCTGATCTCTTCAGCAGAGGCTCTACGCCTGAGATAAAAGATTCTCCCCACACATCAGGTCCCTCTACTGcagaaagagaaacagcagcTACTCCTGAAAGCCAAAGGTTATCAGTGGAAGCAGGCAGTTCTGTTTCCACTCCTGGCCCACGATACACCCCTCCCTCACCTGTTATTTCAAAAGCATCATCGCCTGAGCTTGTGGAGGGTTCGGTCTCACCTGATTTCAGAAACACAGCTCCCTCGCCTGGCCTGCTCAGCGCTACCTGTCTGACCAGACCTGGGTCAACAACTCCCTCTCCTGAACGCTCACTAGAAATACGACAGGTACCTTCCCCTGTGGTAAGTTATAGTTTATCTCCTTCACCTGCATTTAGAGACAACTGCTCTCCCATCGAGCACAGATATACTTCTCCCTCACCTGAAATCAGGATTACAGCCTCGTCTCCTGAGGTTGGCAGGAAAGAGCGACCTTTATCAGCTTCTCCTCTGCTGGAGCCTCTCTTCGACACATCCCCAACAAGAAGCCTCACTTCCTCCCCTCACATCACAGGAATTTCTTACTCTGTTGTTCAACCCGAAGACAGGAGCAGTCCCCCATTTCCTGAACTCTCTCGTCTCCCCGTCCCAGAGCCAGATAATACACCCATCCCCTCTGAAGAAAGGAGCCTCACCACAAGCAGAGACGATATAGCAGAGTCGACTGGCTGCTTCACAAGCTCTGCCCCAGAGACTGAAAAAACTCTGCTACATCATCCCAGGCACCAAACACCTTCACCTCAGCCAAATCATCGAACTCCCTCACCTGAACCAAGATTTCAAAGTCCTTCACCTCAGCACAAAAGTAGAGATCCATCACCTGCTGCCTCTCCGCACAGGTGTCAGCTATCACCAGCAACCCTCTCTGCAGACTGCAACCTTCCCCTTGGATTAAATACCCTTTCGAGTGATAGGGACTCTTCTTCAGCAGTTATCACAGAAACACAGTCTCCCACATATTTGAGAAAAGAGAGGGTGCCACCCTCATTTGAGACAGTAACAAGGGACAAATCTCCACCTTTGGTTGCTGAAATCAAAGGCAGTTCACCAGCTCCTCTGCCTTTACCTCCTTTACCTATTTTACCAGATAGAAAGTTAGATTGCCCACTAAAACTGCAAAgggaagagagagaagaaacatcAGAGGAAGTAAATATAGAGGATAAATCAGGTGCAGCTTCTTTCCCTCAGGAAAAAACAGATATTCATCCGCTCTTTTTTCAGAGAGAAGACACTGATAATAATCTCCCTTCTGAAATCAACTGTCCTTCTCCTAATCTTCTAGTCCCCAAGGACAGGAGTCCAAACCTCTCACCTGTTCACGGGGCTAAATCAAATTCACCTGCACAGCCTCTGTTTGCTGCTCATTCCCCAACTTCTGACAGTAGCAGCTCTTTAAAATCTACATCTGAGACCTCAAGAGGACAGCTGTTAACCAAAGTTAGACCTGAAAACAGAGAGAGGTTCACAGAGGACATGTCCCACCATGCAAACAGAAGGCGGACCCCCTCCCCGCCACTCACCAGGTTTACACCTGTCCACATCATTGCCCCTGAGAAACCATACAGACAGTGGCAGAACAGAAGCCGCAGTCCCACTCATGTTGGCGCATCCTCACCTAGCGGCAATTTAAAGAAGGCGGTGACAAATAGGGAAAGCCCCGACAATAATAGCCAGGCCCACTGGGTCAGCCTAGGAAGGCAATTGGAAATGGAAAGGGGAATGCCACTGGAGCAGGAGAggcagagaggcagagagaggcaAAAGGATAGGGAGATGGAAAGAAATAGGAAGAGGGAGGAGCAGGTTCCTGAAACGGAAGAGGAGGGGTTGCAGGGGGACACCAGTTACAGAGGGGAACAGGTTGAGCTGTCATTCAGTGCCAGGAATAGAAAAGGACCTGCGAGTCGCGGTGCAGCTCCCACAAGCAGAGAGACCCGACAAGGGTTGCCAACAGCGCATTCCTATTCGGAGAGCTCGTCTGCCACAAGACAGCAACAACAGAGTGTTCATAGACTCACTTCACAACAAGACACCAGGGGTTGTTCTGCCATCAGACGACCTCAACCCCCTGCACCCCGAGCCAAGAGCAGTGCTCCCGGACGTGTGGCCTCATACAGGCCCGGCCGAAGTTCCAGCTCCAGCATGGGGAGTGAACTTGACGAGGCAGACAATGAGGTGAAGTGGTTTACAGATGTGGCTTTCCGCAGCCTGTCAAGCCCTGATATAGATTACCTTGACATGTACAACTCAAGCCACCACTCATCCGCAAACATCTCCCAGCCATCTACCCAGGAGAGCCCGGCTGGGATCGGCACTGCCTGGCAAGCCTATGCTGACTTCAGAGGTTCTGTGCCAAAGTTGGACCATGATGAACTCTCCTCCCAGCAACCATCTGCATACTTCTCAGATGGCTTAGATCCATCTAGGCGCTATGAACTGGGCAGCTTTGAATGCGTAGATGTGGCTGTGGAAAGGGAGGACTCCAGGAAGCTGAGGAGAGGAGTCCCAAAGAGACAGATCCAGCTGAAAAAGAGGAATGATGCTGATGGGAAGCAAGACGGAAGCAGTGGAAATAGCAGTCCTGGGCTAGCAAGCATGGTGGAAAGCAACTCCCAGGCAAGTCAATCGAGAGGGACGTTTGTGAGGCAACACAGTACACCAGCAGCAATGCACGAGCACTACCCCTCTGACCACAGCCCTGAGCCCCATCTTCCCAATGTCAGAAAATCCCAACTCCAGAAATCTGCTTCTATGGATGAAACATGCACTAAAACTCAGATGGCTTCTTGCCTGATCAAGAATGTGTTGTCCAAAAAGATGCAAAGTGCTGATAAACAACCTGACGAACAAGCAGGCGAAGGATTGAGCCCCACATTTGAGAAGAGCAGTCCACCAGCTGAGAGTCAAGTGGCACCACTTAAAGAATCACCAAGACCAGACATACATGACCTAAGTTCCAGTTTTCAATCGGATTATAGCCTTTCATCAGAGAGTATTCCCATGAGAGGGGAACCAAGCGCCAAGGATGAAGCTAAACCACCCAGAAGCTTTGGTGTGAGATCTAGTAACAGGCCGAGTTCatccagcagctgcaggagtGTTACCTTTTCCCTGACTGACAGTGAAGAGGCCGATTCTCAAAGCAGGAATGCAGCGTTGTCGCGATCTGAAATGCGATCAGAACTGAAGGTGCCATTCGATAGTAAGCAGCGCAGAAGTGGAGAACAACAAGCAGACTACAGCAAAACATACAAAAGAGAGGGCGACAACTCAGCAAATGCCACAGAAACTCCTTCTGCCGATGCAGCCCACAGTGCACAGTTCAGACCAACAAAGAGAGAGGGCGTGTGTGAAAGCCGGGAGGAACCTAAACAGTTGCAACAGGGTGACAACGGCGCCTTCATGTCTAAAACGCAAGAGATCAAACTGAAAGCTGTGGGGAAAAAGAAAGCCTCTTTAAATGTGTGTCTCACACCTGAAGCAGAAAACAAATCTGAAAGTACTTCCCCAGATATATTTTTTAGACAAAACACGGAtgagaaaacagaagaagaagacgcAAACGAGAACAATAAAGCAAAAGCCCCGCTTCACAAAGTTAGAGATGTGAGGCGGCTCGTGAAGAATACTTATAATCTGTCCTTTAAAGCATCTAGTGCTGAAGAAAGTGTAGAAACTGCTgatgaaaaacataaagaagaGGTCATAGCAGCAGAGGAGATGGATTTAAGACAAGGGATaaggagggaggagaggagggaggaaaGAGCAGAGGAGTTCATGCCGGAGAGGAcggaggaagagaaggaggaggtaaAAGACTCAAAAATGTTAACCCCATCTCCACCACCACACAGCAAAGGAAAGCCTCTGTCTGGTCCACAGCCAATGCAAATAGAATACAAAGCTGTTTGCTTGAAGgaagacaaaaataaaccaTTGCGTGTCAAAAAAGACTCAGGTGACAAACCCCAGGTTTTTTCAAAGCCCGTCACTGATGTGAGCAGAGAATCACAGTCTTTGAATGCACCAAACAACACAGCGTCAGACACAGAAATATCCAGACCATGTGAGCCTGATGTAAACATTACAGCAGAACCACAAGAGACACTGCCAGAAATCCGCAAAGTTCCAGACAGTGAGGATAAACCTGCGGTTGTAAGaacagacaggaagcatcacATGCTTGGGAACCTCCCTAAAATGCCCAGTAAGGAAAGAGAGGTGTCTACTGCTGTAGTGTTAATCAGGGAAGGACCGAGCAAGACCAGGACATCTGCATCTCCCGCCCAGGAGATGGAGATCCAAACCCCAATCCTAGCACAGCCTGCTTCAATTTCACCTAAGCCCACTACCCCTGGTAGTGCCCCTGCTACTAGTGGCCACTCAGTGTCCATGTTATTAAAGGAGAAAGGCTACCAAGCTGACATTGGAGCAGTTGTGGGTGACAGCCAGAATGTATCTGGAGTTAAAGGAGTTCCCCACAAGCATGTGAACTCTCTGGAGATCCCCCTTCAGATCGTTGCTCCTTCTGACGGAGGTTGGAATGAGTCTCATAGAGAGAGGacattctcctcctcttctaccACTTCTGTCCCCTCAGCAGTGTCTGACAGCACAGATGCAACCACAAAAACCAGAGAAGATGAGAGAGGTAGCATAAATCCTGCAGAAAAAGACACTGCAAAACTAAGGAGTTTTTCTCAGGAACAAGCCCCACCCCCTACCAAGCAGAGGGACGTGTCAGATTTTGAAGCTGTAAAGAGATTAGATCCAACTTTCCCCCCGCGATCCCCTGCAATAAGGAAATTCAAACCACAGCCGATTCAGGTGAAATCACTGTCTAAAGAACCACAGAAAAAAGACATCCCCACAAGCTCTACTGGAAGCTCTACTGGAAACTCCAGTGGAAACAGCAGGCCTCAAACCATTGAAGTTAAATCCATAGCTAAAAATTCCCAAAAGCCAGTCGTGCCTCCAAAGCCGAACTGCAAATTTAAACCTGCAGATTTTGGCGTGACATCAAATGAAGCGCATAGATCGTCGGCAGCAACATCAACTGCAAAGTCACAAAGTGACGAGAGGACTCAAACGATTGTAGTGAGCTCGCCAACAATCTACAGGAAGATTTCCACTGACTCCACATCAACATCTAATTTTTCAAGAAAACTAGCCGTGTCAGCAGTGTCCAGCCTCAAACCTCCGCCCAGCAAAACAACTTCAACTGCCAGCTCCAGTCTCTCAAACCAGTCAGCAGAACCTCCAGACTCAGAGGCTGCTAGTGACAGAGGGCAGATGCAGCAACCAGCTGCCTCTCCTCAGACCGCCAGATGTACACAAAAAGCTTTAACCTCAGTTCCAACATCAGCCACCAGCTCAGGTGTAACCTCAGCTCCAGGTTCGGTTTCTGACCCGATTGCAAGCCAAACTACCGTATCCGCCTCAGCAGGAGTCAGCCAGCCAAGCCAGCCAAGCCAACCAAGCCAGCCGACTGTTATGGATCGCAACAGCCAGCTGCAGTATCCCAGGGCAGCAAACCCTCATCAACAACAAACTGTGCCACTAACTTCAAACAATACAACACAGCCCACTGCTGTTTCCACAACACAACTGCCAAGATATACGCACCAGCCATGCCACAGATCTCTCTCCAGTGAGCGCTCACAGAGGACCAACGACCTGCATTTTTATGCCTCTGATGACCCTCCAAGCTATGATGAACGAGAGAGCTTCAGTCCACTGACGCTCCCGGATTTGACACCCTTGAGATCAAATCGATTTCAGCCCTCCTCCCGTCCTCCTGCCTGCCCCTGCACAGCTGGTTGCCCCACTCACATTGGTCTCCCCCCTCCTCACCATCACCGAAGTCCCCATAACCTCACCCCACCGGCCCCCACGCATTCTCCGGGCCAGGCTCTACCTTACGCAGTGGCACAGCCTCCTCTTCGGCCCCACCAGTGCAGACCCGATGCTCAGCCAATGAGCTACCAGCCAGGCTCTCCCAAATCAACCCCTTTTGGTCCAAACCAGCAGCCAACCATGTACCAGCCTCTCCACCAGCCTGCTCCCTGCGCTCCTCACCCCTCACTCATGCAGGCCTGCTCTGTGGACCGCTCGTTGCCCCCAACCCAGCACATTGACCCTCGACGGCCTCCTGTGCACAGATCCCCCCACCAGCAGCCACCGGGGCTGATAACTGGGCCTCCTTACAGCGATCCCAGCCACAATCACTCCCCTGGCCTTCCCTCTATGGATCCTCAGTTTCTATGTGGCACTCAAAGCATGGCAGGGCCTTCCTATGGCTCTGAATATGGGGGTGACAGCTCCAGTTTGTACTCAGAAAGCAGCTATGGGCAGACACCTCGCAGAGTGCTCCTGGATcctgaaacagggaagtacttTTATATTGAGGTGCCTGTTCAGCCTCTGAGGAAGATGCTGTTTGACCCAGAGACTGGCCAGTATGTGGAAGTGCTCATCCCACAGCAAACAATGTCACATTCAGGCCTGTATCCGCCCTCCGCAGCCCCCTACCCACCCCTCCCTAACCCCAGCATGTACGCCCCTGCTCCACAGTACATGCCCTATGCAGCTCCTGCTCCCCCAGCCCACCCTCAGGCCCAGCCCCAGCCACCCCGGTACCCTGAAGCATCAGCTGCAGCAGCGATGCACCCAAGCGGCTCCGGGGTCGGCTACAGAAATCCCTCTGGTCAGGGTTCAAAGCCCGAGCCTCAGAATCATCCCCCAGTGGACCACAGCTACCTGGAGAGCATGTATTATGTCCCTACAGGGATGAATACAAGCCCCAATCCCACCCCACCAGACTATTACCACAAACATCCCCCCAACTTACCCCCAACAGGGGGGAAAAGGTCCTGA